In one Flammeovirga yaeyamensis genomic region, the following are encoded:
- a CDS encoding plasmid mobilization protein, giving the protein MAKYIYYKKPYTEVEKLAKKAKMTLKDYVKSLPSADVKNFETRKAFFQSFTSKRKAAWKGDEATSMIFVDGVKPYALSTKDFLEEYRIAIQHRGRKPRKQGGSNKIVTFRMSKEEYDALDQQASAKQLKVSDYIRNLIEADLNK; this is encoded by the coding sequence ATGGCAAAATATATCTATTATAAAAAACCTTATACTGAGGTAGAAAAATTAGCCAAAAAGGCTAAAATGACCCTGAAAGATTATGTGAAAAGTCTACCTTCTGCAGACGTCAAAAATTTTGAAACGAGGAAGGCATTTTTCCAGAGTTTTACATCCAAAAGAAAAGCAGCATGGAAAGGCGATGAAGCCACCTCTATGATCTTCGTGGATGGAGTTAAACCTTATGCATTATCAACTAAAGATTTTCTAGAAGAATATCGTATTGCTATTCAACATAGAGGCAGGAAGCCTCGAAAGCAAGGCGGTTCCAATAAGATTGTTACTTTCAGAATGTCCAAAGAAGAGTATGATGCTTTAGATCAACAAGCATCTGCTAAGCAACTAAAAGTTTCTGACTACATCAGAAACTTAATTGAAGCAGATTTAAATAAGTAA
- a CDS encoding sulfatase-like hydrolase/transferase — translation MKKTLLIILTILTNTIVFAQSPAHEMNTKLGIGYNFGNVMSANNEGDWAAPIEKYMIDDVAAAGFDHIRLPVRWGSHTSNDAPYTVDAAWLTRVEEVVDWANEAGLIVVLNAHGEHWFLDEVSKDDEVYPIPQYWERMLSIWTQISDHFKDKSNDKLVFELINEPYFKMGQGLVDKLNKELLQIVRQNNPDRIIMLTGGGDNAINSPQMLDPEVFADDNKLIPWFHYYWPNTFTKYPEIEGSKPFWGSPDDYQNLKRDFQEVRDWADKHNVPVYLGEFGSNNSCDEQSRIRYHKAVADVSRSMGFSAALWCAGPKANKMIYTREGRQWLPGHVDALLKTDQKKNVLFIVIDDLNTDLFAFGNEEVITPTIDKLSANGIQYTNAQCSYPVCGPSRASFLTGTYPERNGVTNLTLQLSETAPDLTTLPELLSRNGYRTAAVGKVFDPRNVDGNHHDIAWTDNYKDPNHYEYPEEYGPFVKGTSYRVEADMSTEIGPSHVDDDGYQDGQFADHAIEYIDHFSKVEQPFFLAVGFKKPHLPFIAPQKYHDLYNENTLTLAPFQKMPEGTDPFTYKDPTELLGYKDIPQEWETEYNGFQNVLELEKQRELLRSYYACASYIDAQIGKIVTKLEAVGEAENTLIVITSDHGFNLGDHNMWGKHNLLQNASQVPLIIIDPTDILKGTDRSVQLIDLYPTICDYTNTPKPQFLQGNSLYIADHQETDYPLDLAVTYYKKSGSNGYTFKKGNDRYTMWTNDRSMSPIETSFQNVTLRHEEFYSYQSIQELETKNEINNPSYQNRINDLRRLAEVWWNRYYGQTHQNDTENLILVNPNFEEGIENGWSTTHKVDAEIQYELRSGPFPSNNTLGATMDIQSNGGAFSNLTLRTDQYPIGYTVSDPKEMIISFDVYSSVDTEIRAQIQGDNGDRINGATQLIQKDTPLEVVTRVNSTTGMSAFRLAIQLGKTVGVIHFDNVKVTIEDDVEQMNQLKEAIEALKIGYAEGDSKNNVNNNLWLEQEGLHGTKVAWISSDDNALQVQNDSGIVTKDYFPHVVVLQAEVSLNNLKETKTFVIKVNQMFSNEMNGILEEIQLIYQGNDSNDGVTQDILIDAPLSNANIQWFSSDTSYASIENDLIKITRFEEEREIDITAVVTLGDEVAEKQFFFTVLGTETEPPTSIPDQKGYFKIYPNPVQNQLVIQKQDNNPIQLLMYSVEGKVISKQTIQLPKETIDVSHLKRGMYILKIGSHSHRIIKH, via the coding sequence ATGAAAAAAACACTACTTATAATTTTAACTATTCTGACAAACACAATAGTGTTTGCTCAATCTCCCGCTCACGAGATGAATACTAAGTTGGGCATTGGCTATAATTTCGGAAATGTAATGAGTGCCAATAACGAGGGAGACTGGGCGGCACCAATTGAAAAATACATGATAGATGATGTGGCTGCAGCAGGTTTTGACCACATTCGTCTTCCTGTAAGATGGGGTTCACATACATCTAACGATGCTCCTTATACCGTTGATGCTGCTTGGCTAACACGAGTGGAGGAAGTAGTGGATTGGGCCAACGAAGCAGGATTAATTGTTGTACTGAATGCACATGGAGAACACTGGTTTTTAGATGAGGTATCTAAAGATGATGAGGTGTATCCAATTCCTCAATATTGGGAAAGAATGTTATCGATTTGGACGCAGATATCTGATCATTTTAAAGATAAAAGTAACGACAAGTTGGTATTTGAATTGATTAATGAACCCTATTTTAAAATGGGGCAGGGATTGGTCGATAAACTGAATAAAGAGTTACTTCAGATTGTAAGACAAAACAATCCGGATAGAATCATTATGCTAACGGGTGGAGGTGATAATGCGATTAATTCTCCTCAAATGTTAGATCCAGAGGTATTTGCTGACGACAATAAATTGATTCCTTGGTTTCATTATTATTGGCCCAATACCTTTACTAAATATCCAGAAATAGAGGGCAGTAAACCATTTTGGGGATCGCCTGATGATTATCAAAATTTGAAAAGAGATTTTCAAGAGGTGAGAGATTGGGCAGATAAGCACAATGTCCCTGTATATTTGGGAGAATTCGGATCGAACAATTCATGTGATGAACAATCGAGAATCCGTTATCATAAAGCAGTGGCAGATGTATCAAGATCGATGGGTTTTTCGGCAGCATTATGGTGTGCAGGGCCAAAGGCCAATAAAATGATCTATACTCGAGAAGGAAGACAATGGTTACCTGGGCATGTGGATGCACTATTAAAAACAGATCAGAAAAAGAATGTACTATTTATCGTCATCGACGATCTGAATACGGATTTGTTTGCTTTTGGGAATGAAGAAGTAATTACTCCCACAATAGACAAGTTATCGGCCAATGGTATTCAATATACCAATGCACAATGTTCATACCCCGTATGTGGACCATCGAGAGCGTCTTTCTTAACAGGTACTTATCCTGAACGTAATGGAGTCACTAATTTGACTTTGCAATTATCTGAGACAGCACCCGATTTGACAACATTGCCTGAGTTATTATCAAGAAATGGTTATAGAACGGCAGCAGTAGGTAAAGTCTTTGATCCTCGTAATGTAGATGGTAATCATCACGATATTGCTTGGACCGATAATTACAAAGATCCTAATCATTATGAATACCCTGAAGAGTATGGTCCATTTGTAAAAGGAACATCTTACAGAGTAGAAGCGGATATGTCGACTGAAATAGGCCCTTCTCATGTAGACGACGATGGATATCAAGATGGTCAATTTGCAGATCATGCAATAGAATATATAGATCACTTTAGTAAAGTAGAGCAGCCATTTTTCTTAGCTGTAGGATTTAAAAAGCCCCACCTGCCATTTATTGCTCCTCAAAAATATCATGATTTATACAATGAGAATACGCTTACTTTGGCGCCTTTTCAAAAAATGCCAGAAGGTACAGATCCTTTTACTTACAAAGATCCTACAGAGTTATTGGGCTATAAAGATATTCCTCAGGAGTGGGAGACAGAATACAATGGTTTTCAAAATGTGCTCGAATTAGAAAAACAGAGAGAACTTTTGAGATCATATTATGCTTGTGCATCCTATATCGATGCACAGATTGGAAAAATTGTAACCAAATTGGAAGCAGTCGGGGAGGCAGAGAATACTTTAATTGTTATTACTTCTGATCATGGTTTCAACTTGGGTGATCATAATATGTGGGGGAAACATAATTTATTACAAAACGCCTCACAAGTACCACTGATCATTATCGATCCTACGGATATTTTAAAAGGAACGGATCGATCGGTTCAACTTATCGATTTATATCCTACCATTTGTGATTATACCAATACACCTAAGCCACAGTTTTTACAAGGTAACTCACTATACATAGCAGATCATCAAGAAACGGATTATCCTTTAGACTTGGCGGTGACCTATTATAAAAAAAGTGGATCGAATGGATACACATTTAAAAAGGGAAATGATAGATACACAATGTGGACGAACGATAGAAGTATGTCGCCAATAGAAACATCTTTCCAAAATGTAACATTACGTCATGAAGAGTTTTACTCGTACCAATCTATCCAAGAATTAGAAACTAAAAATGAAATAAACAATCCTTCTTACCAGAATAGAATTAACGATTTAAGAAGATTGGCAGAAGTGTGGTGGAACAGGTATTATGGACAAACTCATCAAAATGATACTGAAAATCTAATTTTGGTCAACCCAAATTTTGAAGAAGGAATTGAAAATGGATGGTCTACCACTCATAAAGTAGATGCTGAAATCCAATATGAATTAAGAAGTGGGCCTTTCCCATCGAATAATACGTTGGGCGCTACAATGGATATTCAGAGTAATGGAGGAGCCTTTTCGAATCTAACTTTAAGAACAGATCAATACCCAATAGGATATACGGTATCAGATCCTAAAGAGATGATTATAAGTTTTGATGTGTATTCATCTGTTGATACAGAAATAAGAGCTCAAATTCAAGGGGATAATGGAGATAGAATTAATGGAGCGACCCAATTGATTCAAAAAGATACGCCTCTGGAGGTGGTGACAAGAGTGAACTCAACGACAGGTATGAGTGCATTCCGATTGGCTATTCAGTTGGGTAAAACTGTGGGTGTGATTCACTTTGATAATGTAAAGGTGACGATTGAAGATGATGTGGAGCAGATGAATCAACTAAAAGAAGCCATCGAAGCGTTAAAAATTGGTTATGCGGAGGGAGATTCTAAAAATAATGTTAATAATAACTTATGGTTAGAACAAGAAGGCTTACATGGTACAAAAGTAGCTTGGATTTCTTCAGATGACAATGCTTTACAGGTTCAGAACGATTCTGGTATAGTAACCAAAGACTATTTTCCCCATGTAGTTGTTCTACAAGCGGAAGTGTCTTTAAATAATTTAAAAGAAACTAAAACCTTTGTTATCAAGGTGAATCAAATGTTCTCAAATGAAATGAATGGCATTTTAGAGGAGATTCAGTTGATTTATCAAGGTAACGATTCTAATGACGGCGTGACTCAGGACATATTAATTGATGCACCTTTAAGCAACGCAAATATTCAATGGTTCTCTTCAGATACTTCATATGCAAGTATTGAAAATGATTTAATTAAAATCACAAGGTTCGAAGAGGAAAGAGAAATTGATATTACTGCAGTGGTGACACTGGGAGATGAAGTAGCTGAAAAACAGTTTTTCTTTACTGTACTAGGTACAGAAACAGAACCTCCAACATCAATTCCTGATCAGAAAGGATATTTTAAAATCTATCCTAACCCGGTTCAAAATCAATTAGTAATTCAAAAACAGGACAATAACCCTATTCAATTATTGATGTATTCAGTAGAAGGGAAGGTAATTTCAAAACAAACTATTCAATTGCCAAAAGAAACTATAGACGTATCACATTTAAAACGTGGTATGTATATACTGAAAATTGGAAGTCATTCTCATCGAATAATTAAACATTAA
- a CDS encoding sulfatase-like hydrolase/transferase: MKELLFILSMIFFIGQTNAQTPAQRMADRLGTGYNFGNVMSAYQEGNWGAPIQEGNVEDIANAGFRHIRLPVRWDGYTQENAPYTIDPAWLERVEQVIDWATSRGLIVILNAHGEHWFLDEVTKEDTVYPDQNKWNRMLAMWRQIGHHFRDKSNDQLIFELINEPYFKMGQSLVDELNVELLEIVRNENPDRIVMLTGGGDNAIHSPQQMNPATFRNDDKLIAWFHYYWPNQFTKHPEVKDSRPTWGTPEDYTYLENNFLEVKTWANNNNIPLYLGEFGSNNNCEEASRLLYHRAVVQTAENLGIPRTIWCAGERANKMIYNRVERTFVPGHTEALTQYTPRATVPSGKRNVLFIVVDDLNTDLFSFGNQEVITPNFDRLADEGIQYQNAQCSYPVCGPSRASMLTGTYPERNGVTNLSTLLEEASPELTTLPELLKENGYKTAAVGKVFDPRSVDDHHDTDSWTESYKDPNTYDYPQEYGDFVQGSKYRVQSGVSVEVGPVNVGDDGYQDGQFANHAMDYLDYFGTQEQPFFLAVGFKKPHLPFVAPKEYFDLYENRTLSLASYQGVPEGTASFIQKDPSEIKGYSDIPQTWSAEYNGFTKLLDLEKQRELIKGYYACASYIDAQIGKVIDKLEETGQKDNTLIIITSDHGFNLGDHNQWGKHNLLQNAAQIPMIVIDPTNNLRTSNRSVQLIDLYPTICDYTAVNKPQFLQGNSLFHQENDDTYYPMDLAVTYYKTDGSNGYSFKRGNERYTLWTTKKDMTPKGMEFNAVDIRHEEYYRYSSAQELETRNQINDANYQDDIQELRELATVWWNKYYGHVQGINQVEHQNIDLGGNASEIVTEVLDPNNFIRLNPGFEIGIQNGWTYSAKENIGIVATATSGMFPGTDSKAAAFEIENNGGAFSNMSLKSNQHSLNTSIAHELFIAFDVHSTSNTEFRVQIQGDNGDNINTEAFTVTANTTQRIKTSITTTNGMNAFKFYFQFGKTEGAIYFDNVYVSDVEQGTVEEEENEEELILASLNQLRDQLAITFNANDPQDGNGIQYAIEHLPLSIEDATVTWTSSNMDVINTTGEVTQTEQEETVTLTARIAKEGYALDKDFLITVLAKEVEEEPVEVSNLILTNPGFEDGMNIGWSTNVKTGAGISYSELNGNFPTTSSSAAGYSIQSNGGSFSNFSLKSDVHPLPTSSTTQTLYISLDVYAESDTEIKLQLKGSNDEKVLSDEITIPNGRQERVNTSLEVSSNMTDFQLLIQMGKTVGNIYFDNVVVSTEVIETAVEEEIPGEEETPTEEEVPNEEPIVDNHSNLILYNSDFNNGLNNWYINVNTTHVPENQVAFKTTTHKVSNNTALRVNVSEGGVSKSNIMVRSEKYLLDQVQPYPRRFKVVTNAYSSKQSEIRFQLESTDQNGITNTIKGENIALNSTAQDIETYVEVDANAEYFQLFVQLGLNVANFTFDYIELYEVTESSSSRTTSFDNQEDLKTNSFLVYPNPANNVINIKLSQEEKVIKIYDLLGREVLSAEDNFGKQNWSIDISKLYKGNYIIKTSNISSMIIKK; the protein is encoded by the coding sequence ATGAAAGAATTATTATTTATACTATCAATGATCTTTTTTATAGGTCAAACTAACGCCCAAACACCTGCTCAAAGAATGGCCGACCGTTTGGGGACCGGATATAATTTCGGAAATGTAATGAGTGCTTACCAAGAAGGCAATTGGGGTGCTCCTATTCAGGAAGGTAATGTTGAAGATATTGCCAATGCTGGATTTAGACATATACGTCTTCCCGTTAGATGGGATGGATATACACAGGAGAATGCACCCTACACTATAGATCCTGCCTGGCTTGAAAGGGTAGAACAGGTGATCGATTGGGCAACTTCACGTGGACTTATAGTAATCTTAAATGCACATGGCGAACACTGGTTTTTGGATGAAGTTACTAAAGAGGACACTGTATATCCTGATCAAAACAAATGGAATAGAATGTTAGCCATGTGGAGGCAAATTGGTCATCATTTTAGAGATAAGAGCAATGATCAATTAATATTTGAATTGATCAATGAGCCTTATTTCAAAATGGGGCAATCTTTGGTAGACGAGCTGAATGTGGAGTTATTGGAGATTGTTAGAAACGAAAATCCGGATAGAATTGTAATGCTGACCGGTGGTGGAGATAATGCTATTCATTCTCCACAACAAATGAATCCGGCAACATTTAGAAATGACGATAAACTCATTGCTTGGTTCCACTATTATTGGCCAAATCAATTTACAAAGCACCCTGAAGTTAAAGACAGTCGTCCTACATGGGGTACGCCTGAAGACTATACCTATTTAGAAAATAACTTTCTAGAAGTAAAAACCTGGGCGAACAATAACAATATTCCTTTGTATTTAGGAGAGTTTGGTTCTAATAATAATTGCGAAGAGGCTTCTCGCTTATTATATCATAGAGCAGTAGTACAAACCGCTGAAAATTTAGGTATACCAAGAACGATTTGGTGTGCCGGAGAGCGAGCAAACAAAATGATCTACAATAGAGTAGAAAGAACATTTGTTCCTGGCCATACAGAAGCCCTAACACAATACACTCCTCGTGCTACAGTGCCATCAGGAAAAAGGAATGTACTATTTATCGTGGTGGATGATTTAAATACTGATTTGTTCTCTTTTGGTAATCAAGAAGTAATAACACCCAATTTTGATCGATTGGCTGATGAAGGGATACAATACCAAAACGCACAATGTTCTTACCCAGTATGTGGTCCATCTAGAGCATCGATGTTAACGGGAACATATCCTGAAAGAAATGGTGTCACTAACTTATCAACTTTATTGGAAGAAGCGTCTCCAGAATTAACAACGTTACCAGAGCTCTTGAAAGAAAATGGTTACAAGACAGCTGCAGTGGGTAAAGTTTTCGATCCGAGATCGGTAGATGATCATCACGATACAGATTCATGGACAGAAAGCTATAAAGATCCGAATACCTACGATTACCCTCAAGAATATGGCGATTTTGTTCAAGGTTCAAAATATAGAGTACAAAGTGGTGTCTCTGTTGAAGTAGGTCCTGTAAATGTAGGCGATGATGGCTACCAAGATGGTCAGTTTGCCAACCACGCCATGGATTATTTAGATTATTTCGGAACACAAGAACAGCCCTTTTTTCTTGCCGTGGGTTTCAAAAAGCCACATTTGCCATTTGTTGCTCCAAAAGAATATTTTGATCTATATGAAAATAGAACTTTATCATTAGCATCTTATCAAGGAGTACCTGAAGGGACAGCGTCTTTTATACAAAAAGATCCTTCAGAAATTAAAGGATATAGTGATATACCTCAGACTTGGAGTGCGGAATACAATGGTTTTACAAAGTTATTGGATCTTGAGAAGCAAAGAGAATTGATCAAAGGATACTATGCCTGTGCTTCTTATATCGATGCACAAATTGGTAAAGTGATTGACAAATTGGAAGAAACAGGTCAGAAAGATAATACATTAATTATCATCACCTCTGATCATGGTTTTAACTTAGGCGACCATAACCAATGGGGCAAGCATAATTTATTACAAAATGCAGCTCAAATACCTATGATTGTTATTGATCCTACAAACAATTTGAGAACATCAAATAGATCGGTGCAATTAATTGACTTGTATCCTACGATTTGTGATTATACTGCAGTAAATAAGCCGCAGTTCTTACAAGGTAACTCTTTGTTTCATCAAGAAAATGATGACACGTACTATCCAATGGATTTAGCGGTCACATATTACAAAACGGATGGTTCTAACGGATATTCTTTCAAAAGAGGAAACGAAAGATATACACTTTGGACTACTAAAAAAGATATGACACCAAAAGGAATGGAGTTCAATGCTGTTGATATTCGTCATGAAGAGTATTACAGATATTCTTCTGCTCAAGAATTAGAAACACGAAATCAAATTAACGATGCTAACTACCAAGATGACATTCAGGAACTAAGAGAATTAGCGACTGTTTGGTGGAATAAATATTACGGTCATGTTCAAGGTATAAATCAGGTAGAGCATCAAAATATAGATTTAGGAGGAAACGCGTCAGAAATAGTGACTGAAGTGTTAGACCCTAACAATTTCATTAGGTTAAACCCTGGTTTCGAGATAGGTATTCAGAATGGATGGACGTATTCTGCAAAAGAAAATATAGGAATTGTAGCTACAGCAACTTCGGGTATGTTCCCTGGTACAGATAGTAAAGCGGCTGCTTTTGAGATTGAAAATAATGGTGGAGCGTTTTCTAATATGTCATTAAAATCGAATCAGCATAGTTTGAACACTTCAATTGCACATGAGCTTTTTATTGCTTTTGATGTACACTCAACATCAAATACTGAGTTTAGAGTACAGATACAAGGAGACAATGGCGATAATATCAACACAGAAGCTTTTACAGTTACTGCAAATACGACTCAAAGAATTAAAACATCGATCACAACCACCAATGGAATGAATGCTTTTAAATTCTATTTCCAATTTGGTAAAACTGAAGGGGCAATTTATTTCGACAATGTGTATGTATCTGATGTGGAACAAGGAACTGTCGAAGAAGAGGAAAACGAAGAAGAGCTTATTCTGGCTAGCTTAAACCAGCTAAGAGATCAACTGGCAATTACCTTCAATGCCAACGATCCGCAAGATGGTAATGGTATTCAGTATGCTATCGAACATTTACCTCTAAGTATTGAAGATGCTACTGTGACATGGACTTCTTCTAACATGGATGTTATTAATACTACAGGTGAAGTAACACAAACGGAACAAGAAGAGACAGTCACTTTAACAGCTAGAATTGCAAAAGAGGGGTATGCACTCGATAAAGATTTCTTGATCACCGTATTGGCAAAAGAAGTTGAAGAGGAACCTGTCGAAGTGAGTAATTTAATTCTAACTAACCCTGGTTTTGAAGATGGGATGAATATAGGATGGAGTACCAATGTTAAAACCGGTGCGGGTATCAGTTACTCTGAACTGAATGGAAACTTCCCAACTACATCAAGCAGTGCGGCAGGGTATTCTATCCAGAGTAATGGAGGAAGTTTTTCAAATTTCAGTTTAAAATCTGATGTACATCCTCTACCAACATCTTCAACAACACAGACCCTATATATTTCCTTAGATGTGTATGCAGAATCTGATACGGAAATCAAATTGCAATTGAAAGGAAGTAATGATGAAAAGGTGTTGTCAGATGAAATCACAATTCCTAACGGAAGGCAAGAGCGTGTGAACACTTCATTAGAAGTTTCTTCAAATATGACAGATTTTCAACTGTTAATTCAGATGGGGAAAACGGTAGGTAACATTTACTTTGATAATGTAGTGGTATCAACAGAAGTAATTGAAACAGCAGTTGAAGAAGAAATTCCAGGGGAAGAGGAGACTCCTACAGAAGAAGAGGTGCCAAATGAGGAACCTATTGTGGATAATCATTCAAATCTTATTCTTTACAATTCTGATTTTAATAATGGATTGAATAATTGGTACATCAATGTGAATACAACGCATGTGCCTGAGAATCAAGTGGCATTTAAAACAACCACACATAAGGTTTCGAATAATACTGCATTAAGAGTGAATGTATCAGAAGGAGGAGTTTCTAAATCAAACATCATGGTGAGATCGGAAAAGTACCTTTTAGATCAAGTGCAGCCTTATCCTAGAAGATTCAAAGTGGTGACCAATGCGTATTCATCTAAACAATCTGAAATAAGATTCCAATTAGAGTCTACGGATCAGAATGGAATAACCAACACAATAAAGGGAGAGAATATCGCTTTAAATTCTACTGCTCAAGATATTGAAACATATGTAGAAGTAGATGCCAATGCAGAGTACTTCCAATTATTTGTTCAATTGGGACTAAATGTAGCCAACTTCACTTTTGATTATATCGAATTGTATGAGGTGACTGAAAGTTCTTCTAGCAGAACAACTTCTTTCGATAATCAAGAGGACTTGAAAACGAATTCCTTCTTAGTCTATCCAAATCCAGCAAATAATGTAATCAATATCAAATTGTCTCAAGAGGAGAAAGTAATTAAGATTTACGATTTGTTGGGTAGAGAGGTCCTCTCTGCTGAAGACAACTTTGGTAAACAAAATTGGAGCATCGATATCTCCAAGCTGTATAAAGGAAATTATATCATTAAAACATCAAATATATCATCAATGATCATAAAAAAATAA